Proteins found in one Promicromonospora sukumoe genomic segment:
- a CDS encoding oxidoreductase, with translation MPRQSRSSLARFFQRRSTPGSGSRPAGNDARRQTLAHLGEFIGSRVGVEAYVEPPTTDIPSTILLVASTGEWTRRRVPDERTAFDIANQLGVPVYNVRFTGYPQRMRDWNSAQRKK, from the coding sequence ATGCCCCGCCAGTCCCGTAGCTCGCTCGCGCGCTTCTTCCAGCGCCGTTCCACGCCCGGCAGCGGATCACGCCCCGCCGGCAACGACGCGCGCCGCCAGACACTGGCGCACCTCGGTGAGTTCATCGGATCCCGCGTCGGTGTGGAGGCCTATGTGGAGCCCCCGACCACCGACATCCCCAGCACCATCCTGCTCGTCGCGAGCACCGGGGAGTGGACCCGCCGCCGGGTGCCGGACGAGCGCACCGCCTTCGACATCGCGAACCAGCTCGGCGTGCCGGTCTACAACGTCCGGTTCACCGGCTACCCCCAGCGCATGCGCGACTGGAACAGCGCGCAGCGCAAGAAGTGA
- a CDS encoding dipeptidase: MTTDTSAALRARVAELFPALQADLEALVRIPSVSAAAFDQAHVAASADTTAQLLRDAGLPDVQILSAPRPDGTPGAPAVVARRPAPEGAPTVLLYAHHDVQPPGDPATWDTDPFEPTQVGERLFGRGAADDKAGIVAHLGALRALGLPDGADLPVGVTVFLEGEEESGSPSFRAFLEQYRDLLAADVIVVADSTNWKVGVPALTTSLRGLVDGEIELRVLDHAVHSGMFGGAVLDAVTLMSRLVATFHDEAGDVAIDGLVSAPEPEVDYSEAEFRADSSLLDGVSLAGTGTLSGRLWAKPALSVIGMDVTSVAEASNTIAPRCSAKISLRLAPGQDPAAADAALAAHVAKHAPFGAQVTWRSGEQGKPFLAAGDTAAMRAARAAFAEAWGTPPVDVGVGGSIPFIADLLEVFPDAAILVTGVEDPDSRAHGANESVHLGELRNVVLAEALLLTKIGEGL; the protein is encoded by the coding sequence GTGACCACCGATACATCCGCTGCCCTCCGGGCCCGCGTCGCCGAGCTGTTCCCCGCCCTGCAGGCCGACCTCGAGGCGCTCGTTCGCATCCCGAGCGTCTCGGCCGCCGCGTTCGACCAGGCGCACGTCGCCGCCAGCGCCGACACCACGGCGCAGCTCCTGCGCGACGCCGGCCTGCCGGACGTCCAGATCCTGTCCGCCCCGCGCCCCGACGGCACGCCGGGCGCGCCCGCCGTCGTCGCGCGCCGGCCCGCGCCCGAGGGCGCGCCGACGGTGCTCCTCTACGCGCACCACGACGTGCAGCCGCCGGGCGACCCGGCGACCTGGGACACCGACCCGTTCGAGCCCACGCAGGTGGGGGAGCGCCTCTTCGGCCGCGGCGCCGCCGACGACAAGGCGGGCATCGTGGCCCACCTCGGCGCCCTGCGCGCCCTCGGCCTGCCCGACGGCGCGGACCTGCCCGTCGGCGTCACGGTGTTCCTGGAGGGCGAGGAGGAGTCGGGCTCGCCGTCGTTCCGGGCCTTCCTGGAGCAGTACCGCGACCTGCTCGCGGCCGACGTCATCGTCGTGGCCGACTCCACGAACTGGAAGGTGGGCGTGCCCGCCCTGACGACGTCGCTGCGCGGCCTGGTCGACGGCGAGATCGAGCTGCGCGTGCTGGACCACGCCGTGCACTCCGGCATGTTCGGCGGCGCCGTGCTGGACGCCGTCACCCTGATGTCCCGGCTGGTGGCGACGTTCCACGACGAGGCGGGCGACGTCGCGATCGACGGCCTGGTCAGCGCGCCGGAGCCCGAGGTCGACTACTCCGAGGCCGAGTTCCGCGCCGACTCGTCGCTGCTCGACGGCGTGTCCCTCGCGGGCACCGGCACCCTGTCCGGTCGCCTGTGGGCCAAGCCCGCGCTGTCCGTCATCGGCATGGACGTCACCTCGGTGGCCGAGGCGTCCAACACGATCGCGCCGCGCTGCTCGGCCAAGATCTCGCTGCGGCTCGCGCCGGGCCAGGACCCGGCCGCCGCGGACGCGGCCCTCGCCGCCCACGTGGCCAAGCACGCGCCGTTCGGCGCGCAGGTCACGTGGCGCTCGGGCGAGCAGGGCAAGCCGTTCCTCGCCGCGGGCGACACGGCCGCCATGCGGGCGGCGCGCGCCGCCTTCGCCGAGGCGTGGGGCACCCCGCCGGTCGACGTCGGCGTGGGCGGGTCCATCCCGTTCATCGCGGACCTGCTCGAGGTGTTCCCCGACGCCGCGATCCTCGTGACCGGCGTCGAGGACCCGGACTCGCGGGCGCACGGCGCCAACGAGTCGGTGCATCTGGGCGAGCTGCGGAACGTCGTCCTGGCCGAGGCGCTGCTGCTGACGAAGATCGGCGAGGGGCTCTAG
- a CDS encoding aldo/keto reductase family protein: MVNYRYLGNSGLKISEITYGNWLTHGSQVENDVATACVRAALDAGITTFDTADVYANTVAEQVLGDALQGERRESLEIFTKVYWPTGPKGPNDVGLSRKHIMESINGSLSRLGTDYVDLYQAHRYDVETPLEETMQAFADVVRQGKALYIGVSEWSADQIRAGAALAKELGFQLISSQPQYSMLWRVIEDEVVPASKEVGVSQIVWSPMAQGVLSGKYLPGQAAPAGSRATDQKGGAQTISRFMSDETLTAVQNLKPVADELGLSMAQLAVAWVLQNDNVAAALVGASRPEQVAENVKASGVTIPAELLKQIDEALAGVVERDPAKTFEGMPKKRPA; encoded by the coding sequence ATGGTCAACTATCGGTACCTCGGCAACAGTGGTCTCAAGATCTCCGAGATCACGTACGGCAACTGGCTCACCCACGGCTCGCAGGTCGAGAACGACGTCGCCACGGCGTGCGTCCGCGCCGCCCTCGACGCCGGCATCACCACGTTCGACACCGCCGACGTGTACGCCAACACCGTCGCGGAGCAGGTGCTCGGCGACGCGCTGCAGGGCGAGCGCCGCGAGTCCCTGGAGATCTTCACCAAGGTGTACTGGCCCACCGGGCCCAAGGGCCCCAACGACGTCGGCCTGTCGCGCAAGCACATCATGGAGTCCATCAACGGCTCCCTGTCGCGCCTCGGCACCGACTACGTCGACCTGTACCAGGCCCACCGCTACGACGTGGAGACCCCGCTCGAGGAGACGATGCAGGCGTTCGCCGATGTCGTCCGGCAGGGCAAGGCCCTCTACATCGGCGTCTCCGAGTGGTCCGCCGACCAGATCCGCGCCGGCGCCGCGCTCGCCAAGGAGCTCGGCTTCCAGCTCATCTCCTCGCAGCCCCAGTACTCGATGCTGTGGCGCGTCATCGAGGACGAGGTCGTGCCCGCCTCGAAGGAGGTCGGCGTCTCGCAGATCGTCTGGTCGCCCATGGCCCAGGGCGTGCTCTCCGGCAAGTACCTGCCGGGCCAGGCCGCGCCGGCCGGCTCGCGCGCCACGGACCAGAAGGGCGGCGCGCAGACCATCAGCCGATTCATGAGCGACGAGACCCTGACCGCCGTGCAGAACCTCAAGCCGGTCGCCGACGAGCTGGGCCTGTCCATGGCGCAGCTCGCCGTGGCCTGGGTGCTGCAGAACGACAACGTGGCTGCCGCGCTCGTGGGTGCCTCCCGCCCCGAGCAGGTCGCCGAGAACGTCAAGGCGTCGGGCGTCACCATCCCGGCCGAGCTGCTGAAGCAGATCGACGAGGCGCTCGCGGGCGTCGTCGAGCGCGACCCGGCCAAGACCTTCGAGGGCATGCCGAAGAAGCGCCCGGCCTGA
- a CDS encoding quinone-dependent dihydroorotate dehydrogenase has translation MSWPYSLLFNGVFRRMDPERAHEIAFSLIERAGQVPVLRDIAQGALAPYLGQRAGGPGSVRLFGRVVPAPFGLAGGFDKNARAVRGLTMLGFGFVEIGTVTARPQPGNDKPRMWRELDVRGVRNRMGFNNEGAAAAADRLRALRRTAAGRAIVVGANIGKSKVTPPEFAAGDYATSARLLAPWADYLVVNVSSPNTPGLRDLQATESLRPILEAVRAAADEATTGAAVGRGTGRRIPLLVKIAPDLANEDVDAVADLVLELGLDGVVAVNTTIGHDRGPGGLSGPPLLGRGIEVVARLRERLGTGPVIIGVGGITRADDVRAYLRAGADLTQGYTSFVYEGPLWASEINRALTRSAGSTASGRYE, from the coding sequence ATGAGCTGGCCGTACTCGTTGTTGTTCAACGGCGTCTTCCGCCGGATGGACCCGGAGCGTGCGCACGAGATCGCGTTCTCGCTGATCGAACGTGCCGGGCAGGTGCCGGTCCTGCGCGACATCGCGCAGGGCGCGCTCGCCCCCTACCTGGGCCAGCGTGCCGGGGGACCGGGCAGCGTGCGCCTCTTCGGCCGCGTCGTGCCCGCGCCGTTCGGCCTGGCCGGAGGCTTCGACAAGAACGCGCGGGCGGTCCGGGGCCTGACGATGCTCGGCTTCGGGTTCGTCGAGATCGGCACCGTCACCGCCCGGCCGCAGCCCGGCAACGACAAGCCGCGCATGTGGCGTGAGCTCGACGTGCGGGGCGTGCGCAACCGGATGGGCTTCAACAACGAGGGCGCCGCGGCCGCCGCGGACCGGCTCCGCGCGCTGCGCCGCACCGCGGCGGGCCGCGCGATCGTCGTCGGCGCCAACATCGGCAAGTCCAAGGTGACGCCGCCCGAGTTCGCCGCGGGCGACTACGCGACGTCGGCCCGGCTGCTGGCCCCTTGGGCGGACTACCTCGTGGTCAACGTGTCGTCCCCGAACACGCCCGGCCTGCGCGACCTGCAGGCCACGGAGTCGCTGCGCCCCATCCTCGAGGCGGTGCGCGCCGCCGCCGACGAGGCCACCACGGGTGCCGCGGTGGGCCGGGGCACGGGCCGCCGCATCCCGCTGCTGGTGAAGATCGCCCCCGACCTCGCGAACGAGGACGTCGACGCCGTCGCCGACCTCGTGCTGGAGCTGGGGCTGGACGGCGTGGTCGCCGTCAACACGACGATCGGCCACGACCGCGGGCCCGGCGGGCTGTCCGGCCCGCCGCTGCTCGGCCGGGGCATCGAGGTCGTCGCGCGGCTGCGCGAGCGCCTCGGGACCGGCCCCGTCATCATCGGCGTGGGTGGCATCACCCGGGCCGACGACGTCCGCGCGTACCTGCGCGCGGGCGCCGACCTGACCCAGGGCTACACGTCGTTCGTCTACGAGGGGCCGCTGTGGGCGTCGGAGATCAACCGCGCCCTGACCCGGTCGGCCGGCTCGACGGCTAGTGGGAGGTACGAGTGA
- the yczR gene encoding MocR-like transcription factor YczR has protein sequence MSVASPTVLRQLSPATTARLLGSWHAGGPAYIALADALRAAVLSGTVAPGTRLPSERELAATLKVSRTTTSGAYARLRELGFAVSRVGSGSVTTLPQRSVDPALGGPAGGDAPVARDALRATTSAGLPSVVGHLDLWQATPPAPPELHDAFARALEGLPAYLDSGGYEPHGLAPLREAVAARYRERGVPTTADEILVTTGAQQAIALLAHTHLHPGDRAVVESPTYFHAMESMRDAGGRVVGVPAVPFDVDLLASTVRRAQPRLVYLVPDFQNPTGSVMSADERAAVREIADRYGVTVVGDETLVELNLSDGEMPPAFAGDGTSPHVVSVGSASKAFWGGLRVGWVRAHPQVISHLARARQSADIATAVLEQLAVAELLGRREEVMAGRRRMLRERRDLLVHRLRETFPTWDVPTPRGGLFCWADLGRPVAQAFAAAAAAEGALVAAGPIFSPEATGSASRVRITFTRSPAELADAVPRLARAWSRVAPSGRQRR, from the coding sequence ATGTCCGTCGCGTCCCCCACTGTGCTGCGCCAGCTCTCCCCCGCCACGACCGCCCGCCTGCTGGGCTCGTGGCACGCGGGCGGGCCGGCCTACATCGCCCTCGCCGACGCGCTGCGGGCCGCCGTCCTGTCCGGCACGGTCGCCCCCGGCACCCGGCTGCCCAGCGAGCGGGAGCTCGCGGCCACCCTCAAGGTGTCGCGCACCACGACGTCGGGCGCCTACGCGCGGCTGCGCGAGCTCGGCTTCGCGGTCAGCCGGGTCGGGTCGGGCTCGGTCACCACCCTGCCGCAGCGCTCCGTCGACCCCGCCCTGGGCGGACCGGCGGGCGGTGACGCCCCGGTGGCCCGCGACGCCCTGCGGGCCACGACGTCGGCGGGTCTCCCGTCCGTCGTCGGGCACCTGGACCTGTGGCAGGCGACGCCGCCCGCGCCGCCCGAGCTGCACGACGCCTTCGCGCGGGCCCTGGAGGGCCTGCCCGCCTACCTCGACTCGGGCGGGTACGAGCCGCACGGCCTGGCGCCGCTGCGCGAGGCGGTCGCCGCCCGCTACCGCGAGCGCGGCGTCCCCACCACGGCCGACGAGATCCTGGTGACCACCGGCGCCCAGCAGGCCATCGCCCTGCTCGCGCACACCCACCTGCACCCGGGCGACCGGGCGGTCGTGGAGTCGCCCACCTACTTCCACGCGATGGAGTCCATGCGCGACGCCGGGGGCCGGGTGGTCGGCGTCCCCGCCGTACCGTTCGACGTCGACCTGCTCGCCTCCACGGTGCGCCGCGCCCAGCCGCGGCTCGTGTACCTGGTGCCGGACTTCCAGAACCCGACGGGCTCCGTGATGTCCGCCGACGAGCGTGCGGCGGTCCGGGAGATCGCCGACCGGTACGGCGTCACCGTCGTGGGTGACGAGACGCTCGTCGAGCTGAACCTGTCGGACGGGGAGATGCCGCCGGCGTTCGCCGGGGACGGCACGTCGCCGCACGTGGTGTCGGTGGGTTCGGCCTCCAAAGCGTTCTGGGGCGGGCTGCGGGTGGGCTGGGTGCGGGCGCACCCGCAGGTGATCTCGCACCTCGCGCGGGCGCGGCAGTCGGCGGACATCGCCACGGCCGTGCTGGAGCAGCTCGCCGTGGCCGAGCTGCTCGGCCGCCGCGAGGAGGTCATGGCCGGGCGGCGCCGGATGCTGCGCGAGCGCCGCGACCTGCTGGTCCACCGGCTGCGGGAGACGTTCCCGACCTGGGACGTGCCGACGCCGCGCGGCGGGCTGTTCTGCTGGGCCGACCTGGGCCGGCCCGTCGCGCAGGCGTTCGCGGCGGCGGCGGCCGCGGAGGGCGCGCTGGTCGCGGCCGGACCGATCTTCAGCCCCGAGGCCACCGGCTCCGCGTCCCGGGTGCGGATCACCTTCACGCGGTCGCCCGCCGAGCTGGCGGACGCCGTGCCCCGGCTGGCCCGGGCCTGGAGCCGGGTCGCGCCGTCGGGCAGGCAGCGGCGGTGA
- the lpdA gene encoding dihydrolipoyl dehydrogenase, giving the protein MRRQPAQQSQSPPPSLRSQHLPTHDNPDTYDVVVLGGGSGGYAAALRAAQLGQSVALVEKDKLGGTCLHVGCVPTKALLHAAEVADAATHGAQFGVRTTLDGIDMPGVLAYKDSVVAGLYKGLQGLIASRKITVVEGHGTLASPGVVEVTAADGATRSLTGTHVVLATGSYAKTLPGLELGGRVLTSDQALTLDTVPKSVVVLGGGVIGVEFASVWKSFGADVQIVEALPHLVPNEDVALSKALERAFRKRGIKFSLGDRFAQVKQSDDGVQVELESGATFDAELLLVAVGRGARTADLGYEAAGMRVDRGFVLTDELLRTGVATPAGGQVWAVGDIVPGLQLAHRGFAQGIFVAEQIAGLSPAQIDEATIPRVTYCEPEVASVGVTEARAAELYGPDQVETIEYNLAGNGKSKILGTQGFAKLVRRKDGPVVGMHLIGSRVGELIGEGQLIVGWEAFPEDVASLVHAHPTQNEALGEAHMALAGKPLHAHN; this is encoded by the coding sequence ATGCGGCGCCAACCCGCGCAGCAGTCGCAGTCACCTCCGCCATCCCTGAGGAGCCAGCACTTGCCTACGCATGACAACCCGGACACGTACGACGTCGTCGTGCTCGGTGGGGGAAGCGGCGGCTACGCGGCCGCCCTCCGCGCCGCGCAGCTGGGCCAGAGCGTGGCCCTCGTGGAGAAGGACAAGCTCGGCGGCACCTGCCTGCACGTCGGCTGCGTGCCCACCAAGGCCCTCCTGCACGCCGCCGAGGTGGCCGACGCCGCCACGCACGGCGCGCAGTTCGGCGTCCGCACCACGCTGGACGGCATCGACATGCCCGGCGTGCTCGCCTACAAGGACTCCGTGGTCGCCGGCCTGTACAAGGGCCTGCAGGGGCTGATCGCCTCGCGGAAGATCACCGTCGTCGAGGGGCACGGCACGCTCGCCTCCCCCGGCGTCGTCGAGGTCACCGCGGCGGACGGCGCCACGCGCAGCCTCACCGGCACCCACGTGGTGCTCGCGACCGGCTCGTACGCGAAGACCCTGCCCGGCCTGGAGCTCGGCGGCCGCGTGCTGACCTCCGACCAGGCGCTCACCCTCGACACCGTCCCGAAGTCCGTCGTGGTGCTCGGCGGCGGCGTCATCGGCGTGGAGTTCGCCAGCGTCTGGAAGTCCTTCGGCGCAGACGTGCAGATCGTCGAGGCGCTCCCCCACCTCGTCCCCAACGAGGACGTCGCGCTCTCGAAGGCGCTGGAGCGCGCGTTCCGCAAGCGGGGCATCAAGTTCTCCCTGGGCGACCGCTTCGCCCAGGTCAAGCAGTCCGACGACGGCGTCCAGGTCGAGCTGGAGTCGGGCGCCACGTTCGACGCCGAGCTGCTGCTCGTCGCCGTCGGGCGCGGTGCGCGGACCGCCGACCTCGGCTACGAGGCCGCCGGCATGCGCGTCGACCGCGGGTTCGTCCTGACCGACGAGCTGCTCCGCACCGGCGTCGCGACGCCGGCCGGCGGACAGGTCTGGGCCGTCGGCGACATCGTGCCCGGCCTGCAGCTCGCCCACCGCGGCTTCGCGCAGGGCATCTTCGTGGCCGAGCAGATCGCGGGCCTGTCGCCCGCGCAGATCGACGAGGCTACGATCCCGCGCGTCACCTACTGCGAGCCGGAGGTGGCGTCGGTCGGCGTCACCGAGGCGCGGGCCGCCGAGCTGTACGGCCCGGACCAGGTGGAGACCATCGAGTACAACCTCGCGGGCAACGGCAAGAGCAAGATCCTGGGTACCCAGGGTTTCGCCAAGCTGGTGCGCCGCAAGGACGGACCCGTGGTCGGGATGCACCTGATCGGCTCGCGAGTGGGCGAGCTGATCGGCGAGGGCCAGCTCATCGTCGGCTGGGAGGCGTTCCCTGAGGACGTCGCCTCGCTCGTCCACGCACATCCCACCCAGAACGAGGCACTCGGAGAGGCACACATGGCACTGGCCGGCAAGCCTCTGCACGCCCACAACTGA
- a CDS encoding leucyl aminopeptidase, translating to MTDVTLSSKNPTAVKAEALVVATAQTSDGVAVVSDQLPTDLLTQLETLAPQLGVTGARDEVRKIPAGDKLAADVLVLTGLGERAEDGTFATETLRRAAGAATRELAGLKSAAIALPASDDAEITAVTEGALLGAYAFNRYRTSGKAAPKAAGKDAAKNGKDPVAAIEILTPLHKNAKAKLAAERAAILAAAVHATRDLVNTAPNELYPATFADAAKAAAKDVKHLKVTVLDDKQLASGGYGGLTAVGQGSSRGPRLVKVAYTPAKPGAKIALVGKGITFDSGGISIKPAAGMEAMKSDMAGAAAVLSTVVAAAKLNLPVAVTGYLCLAENMPGGNAQRPADVITIYGGKTVEVLNTDAEGRIVMADGLVSAVEDGHDVVLDIATLTGAQMVALGSRTSAVMGSDDVRDEVKAAADASGELFWPMPLPEELTANIKSKVADVANSGPRWGGMLNAGLFLRTFVGDHPWAHLDIAGPAFNEGGAHGYTSGGGTGVGVRTLLTFVEGRAAAAAALPAK from the coding sequence GTGACCGACGTGACCCTCTCCAGCAAGAATCCCACCGCCGTGAAGGCCGAAGCGCTCGTAGTGGCGACCGCCCAGACGTCGGACGGCGTTGCCGTCGTGTCCGACCAGCTCCCCACGGACCTGCTCACGCAGCTCGAGACGCTCGCACCCCAGCTCGGTGTGACCGGCGCGCGCGACGAGGTCCGCAAGATCCCTGCGGGCGACAAGCTCGCCGCCGACGTCCTGGTGCTGACCGGCCTCGGCGAGCGCGCCGAGGACGGCACCTTCGCCACCGAGACGCTGCGGCGCGCCGCGGGCGCCGCGACCCGCGAGCTCGCGGGCCTCAAGTCCGCCGCCATCGCGCTGCCCGCCTCCGACGACGCCGAGATCACGGCCGTCACCGAGGGCGCCCTGCTCGGCGCCTACGCCTTCAACCGGTACCGCACCTCCGGCAAGGCTGCCCCGAAGGCCGCCGGGAAGGACGCCGCCAAGAACGGCAAGGACCCGGTCGCCGCGATCGAGATCCTCACCCCACTGCACAAGAACGCCAAGGCCAAGCTCGCCGCCGAGCGCGCCGCGATCCTCGCCGCTGCGGTGCACGCCACCCGCGACCTGGTCAACACCGCGCCGAACGAGCTGTACCCGGCCACGTTCGCCGACGCCGCGAAGGCCGCCGCCAAGGACGTGAAGCACCTCAAGGTGACGGTGCTGGACGACAAGCAGCTCGCCTCGGGCGGCTACGGCGGCCTCACCGCCGTCGGCCAGGGCTCGTCGCGCGGGCCGCGCCTGGTGAAGGTCGCGTACACGCCGGCCAAGCCCGGCGCGAAGATCGCGCTCGTGGGCAAGGGCATCACCTTCGACTCCGGCGGCATCTCGATCAAGCCGGCCGCGGGCATGGAGGCCATGAAGTCCGACATGGCCGGTGCCGCCGCCGTGCTGTCCACGGTGGTCGCCGCCGCGAAGCTGAACCTGCCGGTCGCGGTGACGGGCTACCTCTGCCTCGCCGAGAACATGCCGGGCGGCAACGCCCAGCGCCCCGCCGACGTCATCACCATCTACGGCGGCAAGACCGTCGAGGTGCTGAACACCGACGCCGAGGGCCGCATCGTCATGGCCGACGGCCTCGTCTCCGCCGTCGAGGACGGCCACGACGTGGTGCTCGACATCGCCACGCTCACGGGCGCCCAGATGGTCGCGCTCGGCAGCCGCACGTCCGCCGTCATGGGCAGCGACGACGTGCGCGACGAGGTCAAGGCCGCCGCCGACGCCTCGGGCGAGCTGTTCTGGCCGATGCCGCTCCCGGAGGAGCTCACGGCCAACATCAAGTCCAAGGTGGCCGACGTCGCCAACTCCGGCCCGCGCTGGGGCGGCATGCTCAACGCCGGCCTGTTCCTGCGGACGTTCGTGGGCGACCACCCGTGGGCGCACCTGGACATCGCCGGGCCGGCCTTCAACGAGGGCGGCGCGCACGGCTACACGTCGGGTGGCGGCACCGGGGTCGGCGTCCGCACCCTGCTGACGTTCGTCGAGGGCCGGGCGGCGGCCGCGGCGGCTCTTCCCGCGAAGTAG
- the yczE gene encoding membrane protein YczE, with translation MTTTTGRPAEPAPADIPVPGLEAPALDPAPVVARVLMGPVRRGVQLLLGLVGFGVATAMMLHSGQGAMPWAVLDQGIVGRTGLPYGWVVLGVGLLVMLAWIPLRQKPGIGTVANIIVISLVIDPALWALDRVLPEPALATGIALALGGTVLLGISTAAYVGARLGPGPRDGLMTGAVRLTGWPVWLVKTAIEVTVVVIGVLLGGTFGWATVVFAFGVGPVVQVAARWLAPSGLTEGH, from the coding sequence ATGACGACGACCACCGGCCGCCCGGCCGAGCCCGCCCCCGCTGACATCCCCGTTCCAGGGCTCGAAGCCCCGGCGCTCGACCCGGCACCGGTCGTCGCGCGCGTGCTCATGGGGCCGGTGCGCCGCGGCGTCCAGCTCCTGCTGGGGCTCGTCGGCTTCGGCGTCGCCACCGCGATGATGCTCCACTCGGGGCAGGGCGCGATGCCGTGGGCCGTGCTGGACCAGGGCATCGTGGGCCGCACCGGGCTGCCGTACGGCTGGGTCGTGCTCGGCGTCGGCCTGCTGGTCATGCTCGCGTGGATCCCGCTGCGCCAGAAGCCGGGCATCGGCACGGTCGCGAACATCATCGTGATCAGCCTGGTCATCGACCCGGCCCTGTGGGCACTGGACCGGGTGCTGCCCGAGCCGGCGCTCGCCACCGGGATCGCGCTCGCCCTGGGCGGCACGGTCCTCCTCGGGATCAGCACCGCCGCCTACGTGGGCGCACGGCTGGGGCCGGGGCCGCGCGACGGCCTGATGACGGGGGCGGTGCGCCTGACGGGCTGGCCCGTCTGGCTGGTCAAGACCGCCATCGAGGTCACGGTCGTGGTGATCGGGGTGCTGCTCGGCGGCACGTTCGGCTGGGCGACCGTCGTGTTCGCCTTCGGCGTCGGCCCGGTGGTGCAGGTCGCCGCGCGGTGGCTCGCGCCGTCGGGCCTGACTGAGGGCCACTGA
- a CDS encoding DUF3043 domain-containing protein — translation MTPVGDSPTEVTPASDETQTAAGKGRPTPKRNVAQAANKRPLVPDDRRAARKAQREKSRVDRERAYQAMQTGDERYMPAKDKGPVRRYVRDFVDARWNLGEFFLPVAFIFLFATFFTQQYPQLSIFVMLGLYGFLFLTIIDAWLLWRSLKKRLTAKFGEVPRGLLMYTITRAYQLRRSRLPKPMSKKRGNYPE, via the coding sequence GTGACCCCCGTGGGCGACTCCCCGACCGAGGTGACTCCGGCGTCCGACGAGACGCAGACCGCCGCCGGCAAGGGCCGCCCCACGCCGAAGCGCAACGTCGCGCAGGCCGCGAACAAGCGCCCCCTCGTCCCGGACGACCGCCGGGCCGCGCGCAAGGCGCAGCGCGAGAAGTCGCGCGTCGACCGGGAGCGCGCCTACCAGGCGATGCAGACCGGCGACGAGCGCTACATGCCGGCCAAGGACAAGGGTCCGGTGCGCCGGTACGTGCGCGACTTCGTGGACGCGCGCTGGAACCTGGGCGAGTTCTTCCTGCCCGTCGCGTTCATCTTCCTCTTCGCGACGTTCTTCACGCAGCAGTACCCGCAGCTCAGCATCTTCGTGATGCTCGGCCTGTACGGGTTCCTGTTCCTGACGATCATCGACGCGTGGCTGCTCTGGCGTTCGCTGAAGAAGCGCCTGACGGCCAAGTTCGGCGAGGTGCCGCGCGGCCTGCTGATGTACACCATCACGCGCGCCTACCAGCTGCGCCGGTCGCGGCTGCCCAAGCCGATGAGCAAGAAGCGCGGCAACTACCCGGAGTGA